Below is a genomic region from Leptospira yasudae.
TTCTTTTTGGAACGCATTGGCCGTTTTGCATACGAGCGGAATCCGTTTCTCTTGGCCCGCACCCTTTTTAATCTTGGCGATTCCTCCGATCACCGGATTCGGTTCCCTTTTTCTGGGATATAAACTTCGATTGATCGTTACAGAGATCTGCGTTCAAGGGATGCGTTGGATCGACGCGGGATCGATCGCGGTGGGAAATCAGATTTTCTTTCACGGAGAATGGTTCGTAGTCGATCGTGTTTGTGAAGGTATGAAGATGGGACTCGCTTCCCTTCTCATCGCCGCCGCGCTCTCGCTCCGTTCCAACCGAATCGGCTTTGTTTTGATCCTTCTGTCCGTTTTCCCGCTTTGGTTTTTTTCCAACTTATTCCGCGTATTCACGCTGGTTTTATTTCAGATTCCCGCTTCTTCTTGGAGGCACGAGTTTATCGGAATCGTTTTGTTTGTCTGCGGAGTATTTATCCCGCTTTCGATCGTATCTTTCGTTTTTCCGAATATTCAAAAATCCGAATCAACTCCCGGCAGCGCCGCCCTTGCCATACGATTCCCTTCCCGAGCGGCGTGGCTGATTCTTCCCTTACTCGCGACGGCCTCGCTGTTCGGAAACCGGATCGCGCCCGTTCCAAAACGCAACTGGCCTTCGCAAATTTCCTCCTTTCGACTCGAATCCGATTCCACTGCCAAAGATCCGAGAATCGCCGTTTATCGGTCGGGAGAGAAGTATCTGATTTTAAAGAGGGATTTGTTCGCGATCGGAACCGGCCACGATCCGAGAATCTGTTTTGAAGCGGTCGGTTTTGCCTTTACGGAACAAACCGGAGACAAGGGTTTGAACCGAGGGCAACTCAAAAGTCCTTCGGGGGCGGCTCCGATTCTTTTTTGGTGGTATTCGGTTACGAAAAACGAAACCTTGGAAGGAGACCGACTCTCGAACATTCGTTCGTTTGCACCGTTTCGATCGGCATCCGATTTTCACTGGAGATGGGAACGGCTTCGGGGAGCCGACGCGATTCAATGGAACTTATACGGACCGGACGAGAAGGAACTCCGCGCGGTCATCGGAGAAATTTCCAAAGAGCCGATAGAATAGCGCACGAACGAAAAATCGTTTTCCTCGGCAAAGAAAACCCGCATGAATCATCGAAACGCATTAGAACATCATTCTTTTCTAAATCAACTTTCGGAACGGATTCTTGAGGAACTGGACCTGAACGTGCTTTTGATTCCGGATGAAACGCAGAAAAACCGGATTCTCCTTTTAGAAAAGGAAACGGGAGCTTACGTCGTTCTCTACAAAAAAGACGTCGAACCGCAAGGCAGACATCTTTGCAAAACGATCCGTTCCGCCGTTCTCAACGAGGATCAAATCCGATCCGTTATGGAATTTGAACGAGAACTGAGGCAAACCCAAGATCTGATCGTTGTCGCTTATCAAAAACCGATCTCTTATTTTTGAGGATGTTTCGATTTGAGGTTGGGATCTCGACGGTCCCAACCGAAACATGCAGGAGTTCCTACAAGTTGGACATTCTAAAAGTGATTGCAAAAAGTATGATTTTCTGATATGGAAAAGTCTCCCGATTCTTCCCGCCACCTCACCCCTCCACCCAAGATCAGGGTGGGGCGCGATTGTTTTACGAAAGAATCGTAGGAGTTCCTACAAGTTTTCAAATTCCAGACAAATCCCTTACTGCCGAACGCACACGAGTCTTCTCGGCGTATTGCATGCGTCTCCGAAAAGGGAACCGATCGAATTTTCATTCGTTACGTTTCCGGCGCCATACATTCCCGTAAAAACACCGGTTCCATTCGACCAGTTATTGCAAATATCACCTCCGCTGGTCGTCCAGTCTTGCGCAAGCCCGGTCCACCATTCCACGGCGCCGCCCGGATCGATATTTGCCGATAAACCCGGCGTTGGAAAAACAACGATCCCCGCCGCGTTCGTGGTAAACACTTTCACCGGCGAACTTGTCGATCCTTTGTAATAGTCCTGATTCGGCAAAAGCACCCAACCGATATTTTGAGCCGGGTTCGTACAATAGGCGGCCGTACACGCCTGGCGCACCGGAGCCACGTTCGACACAATCAAAGCCTTGTAATCGCTCCCCGTTCCCGGCAAAGAAGAAAAATTTGAGTTCTTTTCATTTGCGCACATAGTGTCGGCACCGGTCACGGTTCCGAGCGAACCACCCGAAGGAGTTGTGGTGACGAAAAGAAATTTATAGGAAAGGACCGGATCGGTCGTTCCACCGCCGCTATTCGAATTCAAAAGTGCAAGCAGCAAAACGCCGGAAGTATCTCCTGGGAACGGGACCGAACAACTCATTGTGAAAAAGCAAAGTAGAAAAAAAGAATATACAAATTTCAGAATATTCTTTCGAATCATTCGAACTCCTTTCGGAAGCTGATCTCGATTCTCCCCAAGGAAAGAAACGAATTCGGTTGCAGGTTCGGAGAATTCCATCGTGTAACGCCTTCCGACTTCGATTCTATCAAAACGGTCGTCGATTGAAAAGAACGTTTTTCCAACCACACATTCAGACCGTATGTCAAAAGGGCTAACGCGCCTATGCCGACTTGATTATTTTGATGCGTTTTGTATTCTTTTTTATCCTCGTCCCTT
It encodes:
- a CDS encoding DUF1554 domain-containing protein; amino-acid sequence: MLLALLNSNSGGGTTDPVLSYKFLFVTTTPSGGSLGTVTGADTMCANEKNSNFSSLPGTGSDYKALIVSNVAPVRQACTAAYCTNPAQNIGWVLLPNQDYYKGSTSSPVKVFTTNAAGIVVFPTPGLSANIDPGGAVEWWTGLAQDWTTSGGDICNNWSNGTGVFTGMYGAGNVTNENSIGSLFGDACNTPRRLVCVRQ
- the xrtN gene encoding exosortase N: MTATSAFIGSTGRPAFYVGLLAFVCVIPMFKVGFDSLGARSIAELYPVLFLPLFVRLTNDEENGIVSLAIRRIFKRWKLFSIVSEKVLWFVPGSSFLICGILFQRSSLIWIGSFWNALAVLHTSGIRFSWPAPFLILAIPPITGFGSLFLGYKLRLIVTEICVQGMRWIDAGSIAVGNQIFFHGEWFVVDRVCEGMKMGLASLLIAAALSLRSNRIGFVLILLSVFPLWFFSNLFRVFTLVLFQIPASSWRHEFIGIVLFVCGVFIPLSIVSFVFPNIQKSESTPGSAALAIRFPSRAAWLILPLLATASLFGNRIAPVPKRNWPSQISSFRLESDSTAKDPRIAVYRSGEKYLILKRDLFAIGTGHDPRICFEAVGFAFTEQTGDKGLNRGQLKSPSGAAPILFWWYSVTKNETLEGDRLSNIRSFAPFRSASDFHWRWERLRGADAIQWNLYGPDEKELRAVIGEISKEPIE